In Paenibacillus guangzhouensis, a single window of DNA contains:
- a CDS encoding TetR/AcrR family transcriptional regulator, which yields MNGKRGRPRNVEAQKSILSASYELLLENGFQAVTVDKIADRAQVSKATIYKWWPNKAAVVMDSYLYAATARLPVPDTGSAFQDIQIHATNLARFLTSREGTIITELLGEGQFDSGLAEAYRARFFRPRRLEARGLLEKGIQRGELKKSLDIEICTDLIYGPIFYRLLVTGDPLDEPYVQHLVAYAFEGIHVTIDSRKEERL from the coding sequence ATGAATGGCAAAAGAGGCAGGCCTCGTAATGTAGAAGCGCAAAAGTCTATCCTTTCCGCATCTTATGAGTTATTGTTGGAAAATGGTTTTCAAGCCGTCACCGTTGATAAAATTGCCGATCGTGCCCAAGTTAGCAAAGCCACAATATATAAATGGTGGCCGAACAAGGCTGCTGTGGTCATGGATAGTTACCTGTATGCCGCCACGGCCAGACTGCCCGTGCCTGATACGGGTTCAGCATTTCAAGATATTCAAATTCACGCCACGAATTTAGCCCGGTTTTTGACGAGTCGGGAGGGGACCATCATTACGGAGTTATTAGGCGAAGGCCAGTTTGATTCAGGATTGGCGGAAGCCTATCGAGCACGATTTTTCCGTCCCCGCCGACTTGAGGCAAGAGGTCTGTTAGAGAAAGGAATTCAACGCGGGGAATTGAAAAAGAGTCTCGACATTGAAATATGCACGGATCTCATTTATGGGCCGATTTTCTACCGTTTGCTAGTGACTGGTGATCCATTGGACGAGCCCTATGTGCAACATTTGGTAGCATACGCATTCGAAGGAATCCACGTTACAATAGATTCAAGAAAAGAAGAACGATTATAG
- a CDS encoding SMI1/KNR4 family protein, with the protein MDQALIEQLNQWHEEDEQQQIVDLLLAIPEKERDYETVSRLARAYNNLGLYEEALNEFKKISDAGQQDPLWYYRVGYSLYHLKRYEEAAQAFRTSDKLEAGDQDTELWLKWSLQKAEKQQRQERRMAAKRAAAIESRGSGAEEIPFSNFSLVDFWDDSEYARNSYLSEPPTDELIASIEEELGYKLPSSYIALMKQQNGGIPKNTCFRAEEPTSWAEDHIAITGILGIGREKSYSIGGDLGSRFMIEEWGYPDIGVVICDCPSAGHDVVMLDYRACGRDGEPEVIHVDQEDDYEITYLADNFEAFIRGLVSEEEFDTSEEDKEADLYKVSHGKFSPLLGELCTRVSEVEQIEQKIRSICTRIVEEKGHFSFHADELSYLMYDVQFWLYTKSYPDTSREQYLAIYEKMIAFGGEFGQGGYAPGWITEWLDRRMHEGRIVQENGRLRFTDQFAAEVIKQLREA; encoded by the coding sequence ATGGACCAAGCGCTTATCGAACAATTGAACCAATGGCATGAAGAAGACGAACAGCAGCAAATTGTGGACTTGTTGTTAGCTATTCCTGAAAAGGAACGGGACTATGAGACAGTCAGCCGACTAGCCAGAGCCTATAACAACTTGGGGCTATATGAAGAAGCGCTCAACGAATTTAAAAAAATATCCGACGCAGGTCAACAAGATCCGCTATGGTATTATCGGGTAGGTTATTCTCTTTATCATTTAAAAAGATATGAAGAGGCGGCACAGGCATTCCGTACCTCAGACAAGCTAGAAGCCGGTGATCAGGATACGGAATTATGGTTAAAGTGGAGCTTGCAAAAAGCGGAGAAGCAACAAAGGCAAGAGCGTCGGATGGCGGCTAAAAGGGCAGCGGCCATAGAGTCTCGTGGATCGGGAGCAGAGGAAATTCCTTTTTCGAACTTTTCGCTTGTCGACTTTTGGGACGACAGCGAGTATGCGAGGAACTCCTATCTATCTGAGCCACCCACGGATGAACTCATCGCCTCAATCGAGGAAGAGCTAGGTTATAAACTCCCTTCCTCATACATTGCTCTGATGAAGCAGCAGAATGGCGGAATTCCGAAGAATACCTGCTTTAGAGCGGAGGAACCGACCTCCTGGGCTGAAGATCATATTGCCATTACGGGCATTCTGGGCATTGGCCGGGAGAAAAGCTATTCGATCGGCGGGGATCTCGGCAGTCGGTTTATGATTGAGGAATGGGGATATCCCGACATTGGCGTAGTGATCTGCGATTGTCCTTCAGCAGGTCATGACGTCGTGATGTTAGACTATCGGGCATGTGGAAGAGATGGTGAACCCGAAGTGATTCACGTCGATCAGGAGGACGATTATGAAATTACTTACCTAGCAGATAATTTCGAAGCGTTTATTAGAGGCCTAGTGAGTGAAGAAGAATTCGATACCTCCGAGGAAGACAAGGAAGCAGATCTTTACAAAGTATCCCACGGAAAATTTTCTCCCTTGCTGGGGGAGCTTTGCACTCGAGTATCGGAAGTGGAACAGATCGAACAGAAAATCCGCAGCATCTGTACACGGATTGTCGAAGAAAAAGGCCATTTTTCTTTTCATGCGGATGAATTATCGTATCTGATGTATGATGTGCAGTTTTGGCTGTACACAAAGTCATACCCGGATACCAGTCGTGAACAATACTTGGCTATCTATGAGAAAATGATCGCCTTCGGCGGAGAATTCGGTCAAGGCGGCTATGCCCCAGGATGGATAACCGAATGGCTGGACCGCCGCATGCATGAAGGACGAATCGTACAGGAAAATGGACGCCTTCGGTTTACGGATCAATTCGCAGCGGAAGTGATTAAGCAGCTGCGAGAAGCCTAA
- a CDS encoding NUDIX hydrolase yields MDLLDRDGLTEREFMEQYQAGDYERPSVAADIVVFTVTQTDEDNYRKLPEKELRVLLIRRGGHPFLGKWALPGGFVRPSETTEQAAARELREETGVDNIYLEQLYTFSEVGRDPRTWVMSCCYMSLINSEQVKLKAGDDADNAAWFKVSYKLLREHKELVEGGYVKSLQYELKLSSEHEELAAVVERTVTVTESSTATSYAILSNEGLAFDHAKIIAYSIERLRGKVNYTDIALHLMPKLFTLTELQQVYEVILDKELLKAAFRRKVADLVMETDHYTENAGHRPSRLYRKSLEEIR; encoded by the coding sequence GTGGATTTATTAGATCGCGACGGACTAACGGAACGCGAATTTATGGAACAGTATCAGGCAGGGGATTATGAGCGCCCTTCGGTAGCGGCGGACATCGTCGTCTTCACCGTTACGCAAACCGACGAGGACAATTACCGCAAGCTTCCGGAGAAGGAGCTAAGGGTCCTGCTCATTCGTCGAGGAGGTCATCCCTTCTTGGGCAAATGGGCGCTGCCGGGTGGATTTGTCCGGCCGAGCGAGACGACCGAACAGGCCGCAGCAAGGGAGCTGCGGGAGGAGACCGGCGTGGATAACATTTATTTGGAGCAGCTCTATACGTTCAGTGAAGTCGGGCGAGATCCCCGGACATGGGTTATGAGCTGCTGTTATATGTCGTTGATCAATAGCGAACAAGTGAAGCTGAAGGCAGGGGATGACGCCGATAACGCCGCATGGTTCAAGGTTTCCTATAAGCTGTTGAGGGAGCATAAAGAGTTGGTTGAGGGCGGATACGTGAAGTCGCTGCAGTACGAGCTTAAACTGAGTTCCGAACATGAGGAGTTAGCGGCGGTAGTGGAGCGTACAGTGACGGTGACGGAATCTTCAACCGCGACGTCTTACGCGATCCTATCCAATGAGGGGCTGGCTTTCGATCACGCGAAAATTATTGCCTATTCGATCGAGCGCCTGCGCGGCAAGGTGAACTATACCGATATTGCGCTTCACTTGATGCCTAAGCTGTTTACCTTGACCGAACTGCAGCAGGTTTACGAGGTGATTCTGGATAAAGAGCTGCTAAAAGCTGCATTCCGACGCAAAGTAGCCGATCTTGTCATGGAAACGGACCACTACACCGAAAATGCGGGCCACCGTCCATCCCGATTGTATCGAAAAAGTCTGGAGGAAATCCGATGA
- a CDS encoding MFS transporter: MTAVKKQTIEKNIPTWLTILLAAACGIIVANLYYAQPLIGVISSSIGLSATSAGFIVTITQIGYVVGLLFVVPMGDIVENRRLIVISLLLTAVALAITAVSKQAVLFLCAALVIGIGSVAAQVLVPFASYLASESSRGRVVGNIMSGLLLGIMLARPLSSLVADFFGWHAVFALSAAAVFILAIVLSKVLPTRRPSTDTHYTALLGSMWHLLRTTPILRRRAAYHACVFATFSLFWTTVPLLLSSEAFHFTQKGIALFALVGVAGAVAAPVAGRLADRGWTKPATGIALATVVISVLLPLMIRSSSPIGIAVLVVAAILLDAGVSANLVLGQRALFTLSPEIRSRLNGLFMAIFFFGGAIGSAIGGWIYATGGWSAALWVGIAFPIIALLYFATEKK; encoded by the coding sequence ATGACTGCTGTAAAAAAACAAACAATCGAGAAAAATATCCCAACATGGTTAACCATACTGCTGGCTGCCGCATGCGGAATTATTGTAGCTAATCTTTACTATGCGCAGCCCTTGATCGGGGTCATCAGCTCTTCAATTGGGCTGTCAGCAACCAGTGCAGGCTTTATCGTGACGATAACGCAGATTGGTTACGTCGTCGGCTTGCTATTTGTCGTACCTATGGGAGATATTGTTGAGAATCGAAGGCTAATTGTCATATCTTTACTTCTCACAGCGGTTGCCCTTGCCATCACTGCTGTGTCGAAGCAAGCTGTGCTGTTCCTATGCGCTGCATTAGTCATTGGTATAGGGTCGGTCGCTGCACAAGTACTTGTGCCTTTTGCGTCATATCTTGCATCCGAATCCTCACGCGGCCGTGTTGTCGGCAATATTATGAGTGGCTTGTTACTTGGAATTATGCTAGCACGTCCTTTGTCGAGCCTGGTCGCTGACTTCTTTGGATGGCATGCCGTATTCGCTTTGTCGGCTGCAGCCGTTTTTATTTTGGCAATCGTACTGTCGAAGGTGCTGCCTACAAGAAGGCCTTCGACAGACACACACTATACAGCTCTACTTGGTTCGATGTGGCACTTGCTGCGAACAACCCCGATCTTACGCCGCCGGGCTGCTTATCATGCATGTGTGTTTGCGACGTTTAGCTTATTCTGGACAACAGTTCCTTTATTGTTATCTAGCGAGGCTTTTCATTTTACTCAGAAAGGCATTGCGTTATTCGCGCTAGTAGGCGTTGCAGGCGCAGTAGCTGCGCCTGTAGCTGGGAGGTTGGCCGACCGCGGCTGGACGAAGCCTGCGACAGGGATTGCGCTCGCTACGGTCGTCATTTCTGTTCTGTTACCGCTTATGATCCGTAGTAGTTCACCCATCGGCATTGCTGTTCTCGTCGTTGCAGCCATATTATTGGACGCCGGTGTATCCGCAAATCTTGTGCTCGGACAACGTGCGCTCTTTACGTTGAGTCCGGAAATTCGCAGTCGTCTGAATGGGCTTTTTATGGCTATTTTCTTCTTTGGTGGTGCGATCGGATCCGCAATTGGAGGGTGGATATACGCCACGGGGGGATGGAGTGCTGCGTTATGGGTTGGGATAGCTTTCCCGATCATTGCCTTGCTTTATTTTGCCACAGAGAAGAAGTAA
- a CDS encoding NADAR family protein, with protein MIYDIQNLRNAHLKGKSFKFLFFWGHTPPRDGSVDKSCFSQWWMSPFVVEGSTYSCAEQYMMAEKARLFGDDEMLGAIMQAKHPKEMKAFGRAVRNFDKDVWESECYGIVKRGSLAKFSQNPQLGDYLKATKNRILVEASPRDRIWGIGMGQSNPDAENPMKWRGRNLLGFALTEARDELLKEGE; from the coding sequence ATGATATACGACATTCAAAATTTGCGCAACGCGCACCTTAAAGGGAAATCGTTCAAGTTTTTGTTCTTCTGGGGCCATACGCCGCCGCGCGATGGAAGCGTGGATAAGAGCTGCTTCAGCCAGTGGTGGATGAGCCCATTCGTTGTAGAGGGGTCGACTTACTCCTGTGCTGAACAGTACATGATGGCGGAGAAGGCACGGTTATTCGGGGATGATGAAATGCTTGGTGCCATCATGCAGGCCAAGCATCCTAAGGAGATGAAAGCTTTCGGACGTGCAGTGAGAAACTTCGATAAGGATGTCTGGGAGAGCGAATGCTATGGGATCGTCAAGCGAGGAAGCTTGGCCAAATTCTCTCAGAATCCGCAGCTGGGAGATTATTTGAAAGCGACGAAAAACCGCATTCTCGTGGAGGCTAGTCCACGGGATCGCATTTGGGGTATCGGCATGGGACAATCCAACCCGGATGCAGAGAATCCAATGAAATGGCGGGGGAGAAATTTACTAGGTTTTGCGCTGACCGAAGCGCGAGACGAGTTATTGAAAGAAGGGGAATGA
- a CDS encoding TIGR02452 family protein, whose amino-acid sequence MNRKEIAQETLQIQQQGYYEYDGHRIDFAAAQKHAEVSSHLITPEQGAAMVRDCQGLSPLEQSATYAVSNEATVKAIMNFAEAGKERIGVLNFASAKNPGGGFLNGAMAQEESLAASSGLYGTLLRNEGYYTANRAYRSMMYTDHAIYSPDVVFFRDERFNLMKQPITASVLTLPAVNYGQVLLKGEDPQQAERVMKDRMRLALAIFACKQDKHLILGAYGCGVFRNDPLKIASWWQDLLDNEGYRSFFSEIKFAVLDSSKDGKCIRAFEKLK is encoded by the coding sequence TTGAATCGAAAGGAAATTGCACAAGAAACCTTGCAGATCCAGCAGCAAGGATACTATGAATACGATGGACATCGAATAGATTTTGCCGCAGCGCAGAAACATGCTGAGGTGAGCAGTCATCTGATCACACCCGAGCAAGGAGCCGCGATGGTAAGAGACTGTCAGGGGTTGTCTCCACTAGAACAATCAGCTACATACGCCGTCTCGAACGAGGCGACCGTGAAGGCGATCATGAATTTTGCGGAAGCGGGGAAAGAACGGATCGGCGTGCTGAACTTTGCCAGTGCGAAAAATCCGGGAGGCGGATTTCTGAACGGAGCGATGGCACAGGAAGAGAGCTTGGCGGCATCCAGTGGATTATACGGAACGCTGCTGCGCAACGAAGGCTATTATACGGCTAATCGTGCTTACCGATCCATGATGTATACCGACCATGCGATTTACTCTCCGGATGTGGTCTTTTTCCGCGATGAGCGGTTTAACCTCATGAAACAGCCGATTACGGCCTCTGTTTTGACGTTGCCTGCGGTGAATTATGGCCAGGTATTGCTTAAAGGGGAGGATCCTCAGCAAGCGGAACGTGTGATGAAAGACCGTATGCGGTTGGCTTTGGCGATATTCGCATGCAAGCAAGATAAACATCTCATTTTGGGGGCGTACGGCTGCGGGGTGTTCCGGAACGATCCTTTGAAGATAGCCAGCTGGTGGCAGGATCTACTGGATAACGAAGGCTATCGATCGTTCTTCTCGGAAATCAAGTTCGCGGTATTAGATTCGTCGAAGGATGGTAAATGCATTCGTGCATTTGAGAAGCTGAAGTGA
- a CDS encoding MFS transporter, with amino-acid sequence MSTITADVSMKKNQEYNVKKAVPITLLLFLLCLIIDNSFKIISVDMAKDFQISATTVSWQATLAGLVIGIGAVVYAALADSVSIRKLFIAGIILICAGSVMGYLFQHSFILVVISRIIQTAGLASAETLYVIFVTKHLPANEQKKFLGLSTSSFALSQLIGTLTGGYVSTYFHWTTLFLLSLVTLLTLPFVLKYLPKEEAKKSNVDVLGLFLVGTISAALLLYITDFNWVYLLLFVAAITLFLIYIKKNSKAFIGISFFKNNQFISLLGVAFVIYSVQLAYIFLFPFLLEKIYGLKLDTISLLMIPGFIGATIVGALSGKIAKFLGSKQCITIAMSSIVVSLLLGAFFIQSSVVVFVISMVLFSSSFAFMYAPLIDSCIRTIEKEKTGTAVGFYNLTLNVAMSIGIAYTAAMMDRSALRNNFLGMTSTSDASMFSNILFILVLITLLSLSLYWVLVGRKAAK; translated from the coding sequence ATGTCTACCATAACTGCAGATGTGAGCATGAAGAAAAATCAAGAGTATAATGTTAAGAAAGCAGTACCGATAACCTTGCTGTTATTTCTATTATGTCTGATCATTGACAACTCGTTTAAGATTATTTCTGTCGATATGGCAAAGGATTTCCAAATTTCGGCGACTACCGTTAGCTGGCAAGCTACCTTGGCTGGCCTTGTGATTGGAATCGGAGCGGTGGTTTACGCAGCTTTGGCGGATTCCGTTAGTATCAGAAAACTTTTTATCGCGGGGATCATATTAATATGTGCTGGTTCCGTCATGGGATACTTGTTCCAACATTCGTTTATACTCGTTGTGATCTCACGAATCATTCAGACGGCAGGCTTGGCATCAGCCGAAACACTCTATGTTATCTTTGTAACCAAACATTTACCTGCAAATGAACAAAAGAAATTTTTAGGATTGAGTACCAGCAGCTTTGCGCTTTCGCAGCTTATAGGTACATTGACTGGAGGTTACGTTTCTACGTACTTCCATTGGACAACACTGTTTTTACTTTCTTTAGTAACCCTGCTTACCCTTCCTTTTGTTTTGAAATATCTCCCTAAGGAAGAAGCGAAAAAAAGTAATGTAGATGTATTGGGATTATTTCTCGTGGGAACTATTTCAGCGGCCCTACTCCTGTACATTACTGATTTCAATTGGGTGTACCTTCTCTTGTTTGTTGCTGCAATAACATTGTTCCTTATTTATATCAAGAAGAACTCCAAAGCATTTATTGGCATATCATTCTTTAAAAATAATCAGTTTATCTCCTTGCTCGGCGTTGCTTTTGTCATTTACTCTGTGCAGTTAGCGTACATTTTCCTGTTTCCATTCTTACTTGAAAAGATATATGGTCTGAAGCTCGATACCATTTCACTACTCATGATACCAGGCTTTATAGGAGCTACGATCGTCGGGGCACTTTCTGGTAAAATTGCGAAGTTTCTGGGGAGCAAGCAATGTATTACAATTGCCATGTCCAGTATTGTAGTCAGCCTACTGTTAGGCGCATTCTTTATACAATCCTCTGTTGTTGTATTCGTGATTTCCATGGTGCTATTCTCTAGTTCATTTGCATTCATGTATGCACCATTAATTGATTCTTGTATTCGTACGATTGAAAAAGAAAAAACAGGAACAGCGGTCGGATTTTATAATTTGACACTGAATGTCGCGATGTCAATCGGAATTGCCTATACAGCAGCCATGATGGACCGTTCCGCACTGCGAAATAACTTCCTAGGGATGACAAGCACTTCGGATGCTTCCATGTTCAGTAATATCCTATTCATTCTCGTACTCATTACCCTCCTCAGTTTATCTCTGTACTGGGTATTGGTGGGGCGAAAAGCGGCAAAATAG
- a CDS encoding low temperature requirement protein A, giving the protein MAEKKVTWLELFYDILFVAAVSKATHVLLHADNGVIPIEYLVKFVLIFIPIWWGWVGQTLFINRFGQDIFIHRIFIILQLFFVLLMTASLSPNFDQYYIPFFVGYIGSRALTAMQYLMVHKSKAAHQHSTASYLGTYFLIGISISACSLFFDSWIRYVILYMGIAVDIILPLIGRRHLVKTPIHTPHLFERFALFTLILLGESVISILAVLQFSHWDLPSILFVAFTSLLVIAIWWQYFENVETKVSKEIQTAGQTIIYGHLFIYLSLSMIAASIQLLYQQKLDYPFMLIFVFGSVLLYFLSTSLVFHLYRHKHLRLKPYHLAILLGILGCCIMFDLIYHVPNYAIIGEITVFFIAYAKLTT; this is encoded by the coding sequence ATGGCTGAAAAAAAGGTCACCTGGTTAGAGCTATTTTATGATATTCTTTTTGTCGCAGCGGTCTCCAAAGCAACGCATGTCTTATTGCATGCAGACAATGGGGTCATTCCCATTGAATATCTCGTTAAATTTGTTCTAATCTTTATCCCAATTTGGTGGGGGTGGGTCGGACAAACGCTCTTTATCAATCGATTCGGTCAAGATATCTTTATACATCGAATATTTATTATCCTTCAACTCTTCTTTGTATTGCTCATGACAGCAAGCTTATCCCCTAATTTCGATCAATACTATATCCCCTTCTTTGTAGGATATATAGGTTCGAGAGCACTGACTGCCATGCAATACCTGATGGTGCATAAATCCAAAGCGGCTCATCAACATTCGACCGCATCCTACTTGGGGACCTACTTTTTAATTGGGATATCGATATCTGCTTGTTCGCTTTTCTTTGACTCCTGGATTCGGTATGTCATTTTGTATATGGGAATTGCGGTAGATATTATACTTCCCCTAATCGGGCGAAGACACCTGGTGAAGACACCCATACACACCCCTCACTTATTTGAACGATTTGCCTTGTTTACGCTCATTCTTCTAGGTGAATCCGTAATCAGTATTCTGGCCGTACTGCAGTTCAGTCACTGGGATTTGCCATCGATTTTATTTGTCGCATTTACAAGTCTGCTAGTCATTGCAATATGGTGGCAGTACTTTGAAAATGTTGAGACCAAAGTGAGTAAGGAAATACAAACGGCGGGCCAGACGATTATTTATGGACACTTATTCATATACTTATCCTTGAGCATGATCGCCGCATCAATCCAATTGTTGTATCAACAAAAATTAGATTATCCATTCATGTTGATTTTTGTATTCGGGTCCGTACTTCTATACTTTCTATCGACATCTCTGGTGTTCCACCTATATAGACACAAACATCTACGCTTAAAGCCCTATCATTTGGCGATATTATTAGGAATATTGGGTTGCTGTATAATGTTTGACTTGATTTATCATGTACCTAATTATGCAATCATTGGAGAGATCACGGTGTTCTTTATCGCGTATGCGAAACTAACAACATAA
- a CDS encoding GntR family transcriptional regulator gives MINKLHELNKQKKPLFVIVYDQLYKLIMDGAFPPDSQLPTEPELAKKFGVSRMTLRHALALLQEDGLVKNIHGKGNFITKFHHNDHMDGLEKLGNPLYKCYTGNIDDIELSFRIDLLTDYAMQVLNQQTTAVVALERWYKSNDKIVAFAFTMMPIEAVSELNLDLQNEGQVLEMLETKIYELANSSTIEIKRSNSVNTPSSLKYQLSNEEECDLILESVYISDKYPVVYNKYYIPVAHSQIKIKASK, from the coding sequence ATGATTAATAAACTTCATGAGCTCAATAAACAAAAAAAGCCATTATTCGTCATTGTGTATGACCAATTGTATAAATTAATCATGGATGGAGCATTTCCTCCCGACAGTCAGCTTCCTACAGAACCTGAATTGGCCAAAAAATTCGGTGTAAGCCGAATGACATTACGACATGCTCTAGCACTATTGCAGGAGGATGGCTTGGTTAAAAACATCCACGGAAAAGGGAATTTCATTACAAAATTCCATCATAATGATCATATGGATGGCCTGGAGAAGCTCGGGAATCCTCTCTATAAATGCTATACCGGAAACATAGATGATATCGAACTTAGTTTTCGAATCGACCTATTAACGGATTATGCCATGCAAGTATTGAATCAACAGACGACTGCCGTTGTTGCGTTGGAACGATGGTATAAAAGCAACGACAAGATCGTAGCTTTTGCTTTTACGATGATGCCAATCGAAGCGGTCTCCGAGTTAAATCTTGACTTACAAAACGAGGGACAGGTATTAGAGATGTTGGAAACGAAAATATATGAACTCGCCAATTCCTCAACCATTGAAATTAAACGTTCGAATTCCGTCAATACGCCGTCGTCGCTAAAATACCAACTTTCTAACGAAGAGGAATGTGATTTGATCCTAGAAAGCGTATATATCAGCGATAAATACCCTGTTGTCTACAACAAATACTATATCCCTGTGGCACACAGTCAAATTAAGATCAAAGCATCTAAATAA
- a CDS encoding amino acid permease, which yields MENKELKRGLEARHIQMIALGGTIGVGLFMGSASTIKWTGPSVMLAYAIVGIFIFFIMRAMGEMQYVEPSTGSFATFGHKYIHPLAGYMTAWSNWFQWVVVGMAEIIAVGTYMKYWFPDLPAWIPGIIAMVILGAANLISVKSFGEFEFWFAMIKIVTIILMIVAGFGLIFFGLGNGGNAIGFSNLWAHGGFFAGGWSGFFFALSLVIGAYQGVELIGITAGEAKNPQKTLTRATQGIIWRILIFYIGAIFVIVTVYPWNQLQAIGSPFVATFAKIGITAAAGIINFVVITSAMSGCNSGIYSAGRMLYTLGVNGQAPKIFTKLSGNGVPLLGTIGVLVGLGIGVILSYIAPENLFVHVYSASVLPGMVPWFVILISQIRFRKIKGAELDHHPFKMPLAPVTNYVTIAFLLMVLVGMWLNDETRISLISGIIFLGIVVISYFAFGVSRAVPISDQTNNEPSNK from the coding sequence ATGGAAAACAAGGAATTAAAGAGGGGTCTCGAAGCGCGTCATATTCAGATGATTGCTTTGGGCGGCACAATCGGTGTTGGGTTATTTATGGGCTCTGCAAGTACAATCAAATGGACTGGTCCATCGGTGATGCTTGCGTATGCCATTGTGGGGATCTTTATATTTTTCATCATGCGCGCAATGGGGGAAATGCAGTACGTAGAACCGAGTACGGGGTCCTTTGCGACCTTCGGGCATAAGTACATTCATCCTCTGGCAGGGTACATGACGGCTTGGAGTAACTGGTTCCAATGGGTTGTGGTCGGGATGGCGGAGATCATTGCCGTTGGGACATATATGAAGTACTGGTTTCCGGATTTGCCTGCTTGGATCCCAGGGATCATCGCCATGGTGATTCTCGGTGCTGCCAACCTAATCTCTGTGAAGTCATTTGGTGAATTTGAGTTTTGGTTTGCAATGATTAAAATCGTAACCATCATATTGATGATTGTTGCGGGGTTTGGTCTGATTTTCTTCGGACTTGGCAACGGCGGGAATGCGATCGGATTCTCTAACTTGTGGGCGCATGGAGGCTTTTTTGCCGGTGGCTGGTCGGGTTTTTTCTTTGCTCTCTCGCTGGTGATTGGAGCTTATCAAGGTGTCGAGCTGATCGGGATTACAGCAGGTGAGGCCAAAAACCCGCAAAAAACGTTAACGAGAGCGACGCAAGGGATTATTTGGCGGATTTTGATCTTCTATATTGGCGCGATTTTTGTGATTGTGACCGTCTACCCTTGGAATCAATTACAAGCCATTGGCAGCCCGTTCGTCGCAACGTTCGCGAAGATCGGCATTACGGCAGCGGCGGGGATCATCAACTTTGTCGTTATCACCTCAGCCATGTCAGGTTGTAATAGTGGGATTTATAGCGCGGGACGCATGCTGTATACATTAGGGGTTAACGGACAGGCACCGAAAATATTTACGAAATTGTCGGGTAACGGTGTGCCCTTGCTGGGAACGATCGGCGTACTCGTAGGATTGGGCATTGGCGTGATTTTAAGCTACATTGCACCGGAGAATCTATTCGTGCATGTGTACAGCGCCAGCGTACTTCCCGGTATGGTACCGTGGTTTGTTATTCTAATCAGTCAAATTCGATTCAGAAAAATTAAAGGGGCTGAACTGGATCATCATCCGTTCAAAATGCCTCTCGCTCCAGTGACCAACTATGTGACCATTGCCTTTTTACTTATGGTACTGGTCGGGATGTGGTTGAACGATGAGACGCGCATTTCCCTAATTTCCGGCATTATTTTCTTAGGTATTGTTGTGATTAGCTATTTCGCTTTTGGGGTTAGCAGGGCGGTTCCAATAAGTGATCAAACCAATAATGAACCTTCGAACAAATAA
- a CDS encoding sterol desaturase family protein: MRDYVKEFFFFPDIGIMCGISVVSLGFLTPSLTSIGPWIAFVIGMAAYAAAEYFTHRFLFHIKTPKNPFFLNLIKRLHYDHHVQPNDLHLLFLPLWYSLPNIAIAGTIAYFITTSLVITNAFIAGVILFLLFYEWKHYIAHRPITPVSRWGRWMKKTHLWHHYKNENYWYGVTNPVFDLVLGTFEDHKKVKLSQTARNLEQRDHKKLDL, translated from the coding sequence ATGAGGGATTATGTAAAAGAGTTTTTCTTCTTCCCCGACATAGGCATCATGTGCGGAATCTCCGTGGTTAGTCTTGGCTTCCTCACCCCGAGCCTGACCTCTATCGGCCCATGGATTGCTTTCGTCATAGGCATGGCCGCTTATGCCGCTGCCGAGTATTTCACACACCGTTTCCTTTTTCACATAAAAACGCCGAAGAACCCCTTCTTTTTAAATCTAATTAAGCGCTTACACTATGATCATCACGTACAACCGAATGACCTGCATTTATTGTTTCTGCCTTTGTGGTACTCTCTGCCGAACATCGCCATTGCGGGAACGATTGCCTACTTTATCACTACCAGCCTCGTCATTACAAATGCGTTTATCGCTGGCGTGATCCTGTTCCTATTATTCTATGAGTGGAAGCATTATATCGCCCACCGCCCGATTACCCCGGTCTCCCGATGGGGTCGCTGGATGAAGAAAACTCATTTATGGCATCACTATAAAAATGAAAATTACTGGTACGGTGTCACTAATCCGGTTTTTGATCTTGTACTAGGAACGTTTGAGGACCACAAAAAGGTGAAGCTTAGCCAGACGGCCCGTAACCTTGAACAACGCGATCATAAAAAGCTAGATTTGTAA